The following nucleotide sequence is from Saccharomyces kudriavzevii IFO 1802 strain IFO1802 genome assembly, chromosome: 5.
GTGGTACGACCTCATTGCTAAACATCGGACCCATACCGATGAACATAGACGCCATGTCACTGCAGTTGCCAAAGTTATATCCGTGTGTCCCCATGATCCCCGCCCGTACatcctttctttctttaacGATTGCGTAGTGCTCGTCTGCAAGGATCCAGATATCGCCCACTCTACCGTCATATGCATGTGGCTTGTTATCGTATTGGTAGTACTTCCAGCTTGGCTCGAAATCTTCCCTTAGGATCACGCGGAATTTTCTCGAGATTTCATCGCCGTACACTTCCCGCAATCGGAATTTGATTAAGTCTCGAATCCACAGCTTGTCTCCAGGGTTCTCCAGATAGGCCATCATCATGGGACCTTCATTATAAAGATGTGGTACAAAAGTGGACATTGAGTCACCCGGGAACATCCTTTCCCATATGACAACGTGCTCCTCGTCATCCATGTCGACATTGCTCATTCCATGGTCACTGACAATTATAACATTGCTTATTGTCAGcaagtttcttctttgtaaGCCTTCAACTAAGTCATGAGAGAATCTGTCAACCTCAGCGACCAGCTCTTGCAGCCGCTCATCTCGCAAGTCGTACCCAAAATTGTGACCATACCAATCGACATTGGGTATATAGCTTATTATCAATTCCGGTCGATCTGTCAGTCGAGGCATATCCACGTATCTGAAAATGTGGGATAGCTTCTCCTGGAGTGGCTCCCATTGATTGAAATTGTCGAAGTAAAAAGGCATTCTTTCCCTTGGTACTTCTTCATAGTCCTCGTACGTGACATCACTCCCGGGCCACATATGTGTAGCCACTTTGTACTCATTTTGCGACTTGGTCTGCAATAGTTGCCAAATGGGATCAGCTACATTGTTCCAGATTCTCGGATCGAGGTTGTTTGGTCGAAATTCACTACCGGTAGCATTATCCCAGAATACATTTGAGACAATGCCATGTTCAATGGGGTACTTTCCTGTTACCATGCTCCAGTGATTGGGGAAAGTCTGTGTGGGGAAGCTTGGAATCATGTACGGAGTAGTGCTGATGTTTATGTCATACGATGATTGCAAATTGTGCAAGTCGTAAAGAAAAGGCGTATGTTTTGCATCTATCAATCTCGGATGGAACCCATCGACAGATATTAGTATAGTCAGCGTCTTGAATTCATGTGTACCGTTAAAATAAGAATTTGATCTATGCACAATTGTTTCAAGTCCAGCATCATCACTCCTCGAGCCTCTACGGTGcgaaaacaaagaaatcacaGTTATAGCGCCTAGCAAAAATATGCAGAAGCGACCCCATGGTTTTACGGAGGTCTTTACGATagcatcatcttcattattcttttcaaggTCAATACGTTGCTCCAAAAGACGCATAACGCCAACCCTGCTTCGAAAATGCCTTCCTGGTTACCTCAAAACTACTTTGTGGCTTGTGTATTTTAATGGTTATGATTCCAAGTATCACAGTCATAAGATCCTCGAAATGATGTCCATCAACAAGTAGTGTACTGTCGGAGAATAAAACCCCCAAGTAGAATCTTTGTCGTACGGTACCCTTAGGTATTATAATAATTTATAATCATCTCACTATTATTTTCGTTTTACTATTACCCTGGAGCTCAAGCTATCTTCTtccgttattttttttttcaatcacTGAGgaatagaaagaaaacattggTAGTTCGAGTTGTTTAGCTAGAATGCTTCTCACCTCATCCTCTTATATCCTGAAAGCTTAAAGCTCCCAAGGGCGATATATAATAATCCGTAATATTAACTTTAATGTCACAATTTGTTGGTTTCGGCGTGCAAGTGGAACTGAAAGACGGCAAGCTCATTCAGGGGAAAATTGCCAAAGCAACTTCAAAGGGACTGACTTTAAATGACGTTCAATTTGGTGATGGCGGTAAATCTCAAGCTTTCAAAGTGAGGGCATCTAGATTAAAGGATTTAAAAGTTTTAACAGCGGCCTCTCAATCCGGCAAAAGAAAGCAGCAAAGACAACTGCAGCAACAAAATGACTACAGTCAAAATCGGGGTGAGCACATCGATTGGCAAGATGACGACGTTAGTAAGATAAAACAACAggaagattttgatttccaaGGAAATTTGGGCATGTTTAACAAAAAAGACGTTTTCGCTCAATTAAAACAGAATGACGATATATTACCAGAAAATAGGTTACAGGGACATAATAGAAAGCAACCTCAATCACAACAGAATAATTACCAAAACGATGAATTGATTATTCCAGATGCAAAGAAAGATTCGTGGAACAATATTTCCTCAAAAAATGAGCAAAGCGCGCAGGAATCTCAGCCGCAGCAAGATGATCAAGATGGTATAGAGttagaagatgatgaacaTGAATACGAcgttgatgatattgatgacCCTAGGTACTTACCGATAACTCAGTCTTTGAATATTACTCACCTGATTCATTCAGCCACTAGTTCTCCATCTATCGATGATAAAACTAGGAATACAATTATAAGTGATAAGGATCAGGTACTAGCTAAATTAGGTCAAATGATCATCAGTCAGTCAAGATCCAACTCGACATCTTTGCCAGCTACAACTAAACAAACAACTATCAAATCCAAAAACACTAAGCAGAGCATCCCGATGGCTACCCCAGTACAATTACTAGAAATGGAGAGTATCACATccgaatttttcagtattAATTCATCTGTACTGttagaaaattttgctGTAAACGCATCATTCCTCATTAAGCAGAAGCTAGGGGGCCGTGCACGTTTACGTTTACAAAATTCTAATCCAGAACCTCTGGTGGTAATACTAGCCTCAGATTCGAACAGATCTGGTGCCAAAGCTTTGGCGTTAGGTAGACACCTTTGCCAGGCGGGTCATATTCGTGTTATAACATTGTTCACATGTCCTCAAAATGAACTGCAAGATTCTATGGTAAAACAACAAACAGAAATCTACAAGAAATGTGGCGGGAAGATTGTCAACAGTATATCGTCACTAGAGTCTGCTATGGAAACATTGAACAGCCCTGTGGAAATAGTCGTTGATGCCATGCAAGGATACGATTGTACTTTAAGCGATCTGGCAGGCACATCGGAGGCCATTGAAACCAGAATCAAAAGTATGATATCATGGTGTAACAGACAGCGAGGCTCTACTAAGGTGTGGGCTCTGGATATTCCAAATGGATTTGATGCGGGGTCAGGTCTGCCAGATGTTTTCTTCCCCGACAGAATTGAAGCAACAGGGATTATCTGTTCTGGTTGGCCTTTGATTGCAATCAATAACTTATCCATAAATTTACCTAAACTAGAGGATGTTGTTTTAGTCGATATGGGTATCCCACAGGGTGTTTACTCGCAAAGAACTTCTCTGCGtaaatttcaaaactgTGATCTCTTTGTCACCGACGGGTCTCTCCTTCTGGATTTGTAAAACAAGAGTTACTTTAGCTTATACTGAGtatataagtataaacTTACACTAAGAAGTGAGGAGTCTCGCAGCGATAATTAAATGATGTGGTGATCCTTTACAATACACACACGCATTATACGAATAAATACCGGATACTAGAACATAATGCAAAATCTACATAATTGTACTCTCCGGGTAATAAGCCCTTAAGGAGGACTCAAAacgagaaggaaaaaatatgaataaatggaaaagaaaaaatgaaccCTTTCCTttaattgataaaaatgcAATCGTTCATTTCcttaattttttcgttaACAGTTCAAGGTTGAATAGTGCTATTGTCGTGATCAACATTTGGTGTGAgtttactttcttttccgtttttttttgttgacTCGCTGTTTAAACTCCCgctcttccttttgttgTTAAAATAAGGTATTATATACTTATACAACCTATAAAAAGCAATTCGACAATTTCCAATCCTACAAAGACAGAAACCGAGCAAACGATAAGATCGTCCTTTTTTCTgtactatatatataatttgCAACTATGGGTTCATGTTGTAGTTGCTTGAAAGATTCTTCAGACGAGGCCAGTGTCTCACCAATTGccgaaaatgaaagagaaGCAGTGACCTTATTGCTAGGGTATTTGGAAGATAAAGATCAGTTGGACTTCTATTCTGGGGGTCCACTGAAAGCCTTGACAACTTTGGTTTATTCAGATAATCTAAATTTACAAAGAAGTGCTGCTTTGGCATTCGCAGAAATTACCGAAAAATATGTCCGTCAAGTTTCTAGAGAAGTGTTGGAACCCATCTTAATATTATTACAAAGCCAAGACCCGCAAATTCAAGTGGCCGCTTGTGCAGCCCTGGGCAATTTGGCcgtaaataatgaaaataaattgTTGATAGTGGAAATGGGTGGCTTAGAACCATTGATAAATCAAATGATGGGTGACAACGTGGaagttcaatgtaatgCTGTTGGATGCATTACCAATTTGGCTACAAGAGATGACAATAAACACAAGATCGCTACTTCCGGCGCTCTAATCCCATTAACGAAATTGGCCAAATCCAAACATATTAGAGTTCAAAGGAATGCCACAGGCGCATTATTAAATATGACCCATTCCGAGGAAAATAGAAAGGAATTGGTTAACGCTGGTGCTGTGCCTGTATTGGTATCTTTACTGTCGTCTACAGATCCTGATGTTCAGTATTATTGTACCACTGCTTTATCGAATATAGCAGTAGACGAGTCCAATCGCAAGAAACTGGCTCAAACTGAGCCAAGATTAGTCTCCAAACTGGTGAGCCTGATGGATTCTCCATCTTCTAGAGTAAAGTGTCAAGCTACTTTGGCATTGAGAAACCTAGCATCAGATACAAGTTATCAATTAGAAATTGTAAGAGCAGGAGGTTTGCCTCATTTGGTGAAATTGATTCAAAGTGATTCTATACCACTGGTATTGGCTAGTGTAGCATGCATTAGAAATATTTCCATTCATCCATTAAATGAGGGTTTGATTGTTGATGCCGGTTTCTTGAAACCGCTGGTGAAATTACTAGACTACAAAGATTCTGAAGAGATCCAATGTCACGCCGTATCTACTTTGAGAAATCTGGCAGCATcatctgaaaaaaacagaaagGAGTTTTTCGAAAGCGGTGCCGTAGAAAAATGTAAGGAATTAGCTCTGGATTCACCCGTTAGCGTTCAAAGTGAAATTTCTGCATGTTTTGCCATTTTGGCCTTGGCAGATGTCTCCAAATTAGATTTACTAGACGCAAATATTTTAGATGCCTTAATTCCCATGACTTTTTCCCAAAATCAAGAAGTTTCTGGTAATGCCGCTGCTGCCTTGGCAAATCTATGCTCAAGGGTGAACAATTACACAAAGATTATTGAAGCATGGGATCGTCCGAATGAAGGCATTCGTGGATTTTTGATtagatttttgaaaagtgatTATGCTACATTTGAACACATTGCGCTATGGACAATTTTACAGTTGCTAGAGAGCCATAACGATAAAGTCGAAAATTTAGTCaagaatgatgatgacattATTAATGGAGTTAGGAAAATGGCAGATGCAACTTTCGAACGTTTACAGAGATCAGGAATCGATGTTAAAAATCCGGGAAATAATAGCAACTCAAACTCAAATGATAACAACAGTAACAACAACGATGCAGGATCTGAACATCAACCTGTGGAGGACGCAAGCTTGGAATTGTACAATATTACTCAACAAATTTTACAATTTTTAcattgattttcttttaaaaaaatggaactAAGCATAATAATtttaccaaatttttcttcttaattttttctctcactccttttctttcattctCCTTCAACCTTTACTATCTTCTACATCATTTCATTCAACCTAGTCCATTCTAATTTCAATCGATTttatatttcatttttttttataaaggaaaaaaatacttaaAAACAAAGCGAAGGTACCTTTGATTCTATGGTGATACGTGCTTCTTATCTCTTTTCATTCCAGATGTTTGAAATATCCGAAATTTTTGCTTACGGATGATTTCTGTTATATTGTTGAGTAGTAACTGCAGTGAGGTAAatttcaagagaaaaaagtaaaaaacGGGAAAAAAGAGGCTATATAAGCAAATCGTAGGTAAGATCTGTATCTCTGTTTTTAAGCTATATTGTAATAAAAAACCAGTCGACAATACCCCCCCTTCTTCATTGCTTTTTCAGATgcactttgaaaagaacatGAAGTCGTACTATCCGTAAAAAAGAATAGGTCTTACCCGGATTCGAACCGGGGTTGTCCGGATCAAAACCGAAAGTGATAACCACTACACTATAAAACCTTGTAACTACGAAAATGTTGTATCTCAGCATGAGCTTCCTCAACATGGCGACAGTACCTCATAATGAACGCGACGGAAATATCTATAAAcatgttggaacaataatcaactatccatcaattactagtacagctgattaatacattcaatcacgtagctagaagattatcatatacggtgttaagaagatgacaaaaattattagaccagtgaaataagattcaggacagtcatcaaatttagtggaagctgaagtgcaaggattgataatgcaataggatcaatgaataaagacgtataaaatgaagaaagaaataagaataagattatgtaaaagcgttgattccctttcgtggattcctaaatccatgaggagaacttctagtatatcctatatacataatattattaaccttatcaaaaatggaatcccaacaaatgtcacaagaaTTAAATGGTCAATAAAACACGTGCCTGGAATAAATCAATATAAGTCGTACAAGATATCAGCACCACATTCGTAATTACATTCTAGAACGTGGTCCTCACCCAAATGAAACACACGAAATATAAATAGACGAACAATTAGATTAGATCCGAGATTCTGCGCTTCCACCCTTTAAGTATAAACtagatcttatatattaGATATAGATAAGTAACACCCCGTGAATTATCGTGACAACTAGTTTAGCAAACAAGTTACTTCCCTGTTATCAACAGGATTGCTAAATTACCCTGGTATTACTCGAGCCCGTAATACAACAGAGGACTAATAGGCTATTAGACTTTGCAACCTAACTTTAGATCTTCATTTCTAACTCAATCGCGGTTTCTTATGTCTCATCTAGGTTCACtaattatcattttttgaggACAAGCGGTTTTGTCATTGTCCAGACGAGCTGATATAAGCAACTGTTTGAAAATGTACTCGTATATGTTACACTGACGTCGTATCAGTCGTAGAATGGAGAAATGATTAACGAGCCGTTCGGACGGTAAGTACAGTCCGAAGTTGAAGATCTATTAGTTGAAGATTAACTCTGAGTTGATGTTCGCGAGTTTATATAAAAAGGTGCCTGCCTACCATAAGTGCGAATCTTGAGATAATTCTTAGGATTCCATTAATTTGGCAAACAGTTCGTCAATTCTACATAACActtcagatttttttttttccttgctGGAAACTTTGTCATTCATTGATGCTGTTACGTTATCAATCATTGCGCCTCAGCCCTCACTAATTTCGGTGGCAGTTGGATCTTTTACCTATCTCATAATTTATGTTACTTTTTAAAAACCGTCTATCAAAACTTTTTAATAATCGTAGCACAACTAACAACGTATGGAAGAAAGTTGACTAtcgttcaaaaatatactTGTAGGCCGCTGATCATGCACACATAAAGATCACCACCATATTATTCTTTCTAAATGGCTGTCATTTAGGCTTCAACTATCGGGTAACCACCCCCGGAGAAGTGAATGGTAAAAAAGGGTGAGGACCGAAAGGATTATCTACGCAAATTAAGCATTCTAATGCAAGGCTTTGGCAGGTTTTTCAGTTTGGCTACCTTTCACGAATATTGCGACCAGTCAAGTGAAAGACAATATTTGAATAGATTttagaaaacaaaagttgGAATCCAAGAGTATTTGATAAGTTATATCGGAAGAAAAAGCGAAATACGAAAGATGAGGTATGTTTGATAAgatgtatatatagatatatatatgtatatcACTGCTTCAAAAGAGCATGCGATAGAACCAGAATCACTAACAAAGGAAACGCCAAATAAACCAATGGCCCAGTTAAGGTTAAACAGTAGCTCTAAAAGAAGGATTGAAACAGATGTAATGAAACTCTTGATGAGTGATCATCAGGTGGACCTAGTCAACGATAGCATGCAAGAATTTCATGTGAAATTCTTGGGTCCAAAGGACACGCCGTATGAAAATGGTGTTTGGAGATTACACGTTGAGTTACCTGATAATTATCCGTACAAGTCGCCAAGCATAGGGTTCGTTAACAAGATATTTCACCCCAACATTGATATCGCGTCGGGATCTATCTGTTTGGACGTGATCAATTCTACATGGTCACCTTTATATGACTTAATAAATATTCTGGAGTGGATGATACCGGGGCTGCTCAAGGAACCCAATGGTAGTGATCCCTTAAACAACGAAGCCGCCACACTGCAATTACGagataaaaaattatatGAGGAAAAGATTAAGGAATATATAGACAAGTATGCCACAAAGGAAAAGTACGAGCAGATGTTTGGTGAAGACGGTGATAATGACGATATTGATGGCGATGGAATTGCCCAAGAGAGCAGTGATTCCGATGAAGATATGCAGGATACTGATATTTCCAGCGCTGATGATAGCTTGGATGAGTTAAGTGAAGACCTGAGTGACATAGATGTCAGtgatgacgaagacgaGGAAAATGGGGTCTAGAAACCCTTaacgtatatatattatatagtatatCGGAAGTATACCGCAATATAAACAATACCAGAAAGTCTACTCTATACACAGTTCTACCGCAAGCATCCTACTAGGTACATGCCGCTCCGGTCCCTGAAACCATGTGTTTCATAACCTGCCATCGAGGGTAGAGGGATTCTAGTTACAATGCAATACTGATCGAGCAATAGTATTATTCATTCAAGTAAACTTTGTCAATATCTTCCGCATCACCCCTCTTTGCCTATATTACGGCATCATATTTCCCCGCGTTCTCGTGGGGTGGCCAAATAAGGTTCGTTCAAGGGGCTGTTGCAACAGTTAAGGTGGTCGAGACAAATGACACCAACAAACAGGGTAGCAAGGAACGCTTTCCAGTTTTCAACAAGGAACATGTAGCTACAGCATATAAAATAGCGTGCTTTTCTTACCTTCATTTTCCTGATAGCATACAAGTGACAAGAAGCTAACGTTGACATTAACAAACAAGCTCCAACTGAAACTTGTATAACCCTTAAGAACACAATGTACAACATTCCTGATAACGTCAAAGGCGCGGTAGAATTCGACCCATGGTTGAAACCCTTTGCCGATGTACTTTCCGAGAGAAGATATTTAGCTGACAAGTGGTCCTACGATATCACTCATGCCACCCCTGATGGTTCGTATCAGTCGCTGAGTAAGTTTGCCAGAGATTCATACAAGTCATACGGATTGCATGCCAACCCGAaaaccaaagaaatcac
It contains:
- the NPP2 gene encoding nucleotide diphosphatase/phosphodiesterase NPP2 (similar to Saccharomyces cerevisiae NPP1 (YCR026C) and NPP2 (YEL016C); ancestral locus Anc_1.444) — its product is MRLLEQRIDLEKNNEDDAIVKTSVKPWGRFCIFLLGAITVISLFSHRRGSRSDDAGLETIVHRSNSYFNGTHEFKTLTILISVDGFHPRLIDAKHTPFLYDLHNLQSSYDINISTTPYMIPSFPTQTFPNHWSMVTGKYPIEHGIVSNVFWDNATGSEFRPNNLDPRIWNNVADPIWQLLQTKSQNEYKVATHMWPGSDVTYEDYEEVPRERMPFYFDNFNQWEPLQEKLSHIFRYVDMPRLTDRPELIISYIPNVDWYGHNFGYDLRDERLQELVAEVDRFSHDLVEGLQRRNLLTISNVIIVSDHGMSNVDMDDEEHVVIWERMFPGDSMSTFVPHLYNEGPMMMAYLENPGDKLWIRDLIKFRLREVYGDEISRKFRVILREDFEPSWKYYQYDNKPHAYDGRVGDIWILADEHYAIVKERKDVRAGIMGTHGYNFGNCSDMASMFIGMGPMFSNEVVPPFENTEIYKMLIEASGV
- the EDC3 gene encoding Edc3p (similar to Saccharomyces cerevisiae EDC3 (YEL015W); ancestral locus Anc_1.442) — encoded protein: MSQFVGFGVQVELKDGKLIQGKIAKATSKGLTLNDVQFGDGGKSQAFKVRASRLKDLKVLTAASQSGKRKQQRQLQQQNDYSQNRGEHIDWQDDDVSKIKQQEDFDFQGNLGMFNKKDVFAQLKQNDDILPENRLQGHNRKQPQSQQNNYQNDELIIPDAKKDSWNNISSKNEQSAQESQPQQDDQDGIELEDDEHEYDVDDIDDPRYLPITQSLNITHLIHSATSSPSIDDKTRNTIISDKDQVLAKLGQMIISQSRSNSTSLPATTKQTTIKSKNTKQSIPMATPVQLLEMESITSEFFSINSSVLLENFAVNASFLIKQKLGGRARLRLQNSNPEPLVVILASDSNRSGAKALALGRHLCQAGHIRVITLFTCPQNELQDSMVKQQTEIYKKCGGKIVNSISSLESAMETLNSPVEIVVDAMQGYDCTLSDLAGTSEAIETRIKSMISWCNRQRGSTKVWALDIPNGFDAGSGLPDVFFPDRIEATGIICSGWPLIAINNLSINLPKLEDVVLVDMGIPQGVYSQRTSLRKFQNCDLFVTDGSLLLDL
- the VAC8 gene encoding protein anchor VAC8 (similar to Saccharomyces cerevisiae VAC8 (YEL013W); ancestral locus Anc_1.441), coding for MGSCCSCLKDSSDEASVSPIAENEREAVTLLLGYLEDKDQLDFYSGGPLKALTTLVYSDNLNLQRSAALAFAEITEKYVRQVSREVLEPILILLQSQDPQIQVAACAALGNLAVNNENKLLIVEMGGLEPLINQMMGDNVEVQCNAVGCITNLATRDDNKHKIATSGALIPLTKLAKSKHIRVQRNATGALLNMTHSEENRKELVNAGAVPVLVSLLSSTDPDVQYYCTTALSNIAVDESNRKKLAQTEPRLVSKLVSLMDSPSSRVKCQATLALRNLASDTSYQLEIVRAGGLPHLVKLIQSDSIPLVLASVACIRNISIHPLNEGLIVDAGFLKPLVKLLDYKDSEEIQCHAVSTLRNLAASSEKNRKEFFESGAVEKCKELALDSPVSVQSEISACFAILALADVSKLDLLDANILDALIPMTFSQNQEVSGNAAAALANLCSRVNNYTKIIEAWDRPNEGIRGFLIRFLKSDYATFEHIALWTILQLLESHNDKVENLVKNDDDIINGVRKMADATFERLQRSGIDVKNPGNNSNSNSNDNNSNNNDAGSEHQPVEDASLELYNITQQILQFLH
- the UBC8 gene encoding E2 ubiquitin-conjugating protein UBC8 (similar to Saccharomyces cerevisiae UBC8 (YEL012W); ancestral locus Anc_1.436), translated to MSSSKRRIETDVMKLLMSDHQVDLVNDSMQEFHVKFLGPKDTPYENGVWRLHVELPDNYPYKSPSIGFVNKIFHPNIDIASGSICLDVINSTWSPLYDLINILEWMIPGLLKEPNGSDPLNNEAATLQLRDKKLYEEKIKEYIDKYATKEKYEQMFGEDGDNDDIDGDGIAQESSDSDEDMQDTDISSADDSLDELSEDLSDIDVSDDEDEENGV